CGACTACACCCTGGTGGTCAGCGGCGTCGCTAGCATCAGCGGCGGCACCGTGGCCACGGCGGTCGTGGGCAGCCTGGGCAATTACCTGGCGGGCGCCAACAACGGCACCCTGGTGGTGGGCAGCCTGGGCTCCAGCTACGACGGTGTCAGCGTCACCTCCACCGTCGCGGGCCTGACGCTGACCTCCACCGTGGTCTCCGGCGCATCCACCGTCGATCTGCTGCTGACCAGCACCAACGATTACGTCGGCGGCAGCCTGACCAACCTGGACAACACAGGCTCCATCAGCGGGGTCCAGACGGCGGTCCATGTCGCCGCCACCGGCACCATCGGCACCCTGAGCAACAGCGGCCTGCTGGCGGGCGATCAATACGGCATCGCCAATCACGGCACCGTGGGCGTGGTCAGCAACAGCGGCCTGATCACCGGCGTCACCGCGCTGTACAATGACGGCGTCCTGGGCACGGTGGCCAACAGCGGCACCATCGCCGGCAACGTGCTCAACCTGTCGGCCGCCCCCCTGGTCTTCACCGGCGGCAGCGGCACCACCATCGGTACCCTGACCGGCGGCACCATCACCAGCACTCTCGCCAACGTCGTGCTGGCCACCGGCAACCTGTTGCTGAACGACCTGGTCGATGTCGGCAGCGGCACCCTGGCCAATGGCGGGGCCGCCGTGACCCTGGCCAACGACCTGACGGTCACTGGCAATTACAGCCAGACGGCCGGGACCGTGGCCGTGGCCGGCCATGTGCTGACCGTCAGCAATGCGGCCAGCATCAACGGCGGCGTGGTCGATGCCGGCCTGACCGGCACGGCCAATTACCTGGTGGGCGACAGCGCCACCCTGGTGCAGGGCGGCACGGGCTCCAGCTACACCGGCGCCACCGTCACCAGCGGTGTCACCGGCCTGTCCGCCGCGGGCACCACCAGCGGCACCAGCCTGCTGGCCGTGGCCGCCAACGACTATGTCGGCGGCACGCTTTCCAGCCTGGCCGTCACCGGCACGCTCACCAACACCGCCGGCGGCGCCACGGCGCTGTACGTCGGCAGCACGGGTAGCCTGGGCAATCTCTCCAACAGCGGCACGGTCGTCGGCAACGTGGTGAACGCCAGTGTCAACGCCCTGACCATCACCGGCGGGTCGGCCGGCAGCGTCGGCGCCTTCACCGGCGGCACCATCGTCAGCACCGGTGCCGACGTTGTGCTGTCCGGCGGCAGCATCGCCACCAGCGACGCCATCAACGTGGGCACTCACACGGTGGCCAACACCGGCGCCACCCTGACGCTGACCAGCACGGTCAGCATCACCGGCAACTATAGCCAGACGGACGGCACCCTGGGCCTGGGCACATCATCCCTGGTGGTCAGCGGCACCGCCAGCATCAGCGGCGGCGCCGTCACCACCGACAAACTGTCCGGCACCGACAACTACCTGGCGGGCGACGCCGCCGGCGTCCTGGTTCAGGGCAGCCTGGGCTCCAGCTACGGCGTCACCGTCAGCAGCGGCATCAGCGGCCTGGCCGTCGCCACCACCATCGTCACCATCGGGTCCACCGTCGACCTGGTGCTGGCGGGGGCCAACGACTATGTCGGCGGCACCGTCGGCACCCTCAACAACACGGGAACGATCAGCGGCGTGGACACCGCCGCCCATATCGCCGCGACCGGCAGCGTTGCCACCCTGACCAACAGCGGCACGCTGTCGGGCACGCTGTTCGGCATCAACAACCTCGGCACCATCGACGTGCTGGTCAACAGCGGCACCGCCACCGGCACGATCGGCCTCTACAACCAGGGCACCATCGGCACGCTGCTGAACACCGGCGCCCTGACGGATGCCCCAGCCCCCCAAGCCGCCGGCCTGAACAACACCGGGTCCATCGCCGTCCTGGTGAACCAGGGCGCCATCACCGGCGCCAGCTACGGCGTGCACAACAGCGGCGCCATCGGCACGCTGTCGAACAGCGGCAGCATCGCTGGCGCCACCGCGCTCTACAACAGCGGCATCCTGGGCACCATCGCCAACAGCGGCGTCATCATCGGCAATGTGGTCAACGACAGCGCCAACGATCTGGTGGTGACGGGCGGCACCGGCGGCGTGGTCGGCACCTTCACCGGCGGCACCATCCGCAACACGCTGGCTAACCTGACCTTCGCCTCGGGCGACCTCAGCCTGGGCGACGCCATCAACGTCGGCAGCCACACCGTGACCAACGCCGGGGCCAACCTGGCCTTGAGCAACGATGTGGCGGTAACGGGCAACTACAGCCAGACCGCCGGCACCCTGGGCGCCAACGGCCATGTGCTGTCGGTCAGCGCCGCCGCCAGCATCACCGGCGGCGTGGTCAACGCCGGCCTGTCCGGCACCGCCAACTATCTGGCGGGCGACAGCGTCACCCTGGTCCAGGGCGGGGCGGGCTCCAGCTATGCCGGCGCCACCGTCATCGGCGGCGTCACCGGCCTGGCGGAGGTGGGCAGCATCAGCGGCGACACCCTGCTGGCCGTGGCCACCAACGATTACATCGGCGGCACCCTGGCCAGCCTGGGCGTCAGCGGCACCCTGTCCTCGGCCACCGCGCTGTACATCGCCAGCACCGGCAGCCTGGGGGCGCTGTCGGTCACCGGCACCATCGCCGGCACCATCGCCAACTATTCCGCCAACGACCTGTCGATCAGCGGCGGCACCGACGCGGCACCGGGCACCCTGACGGGGGCCAACGGCGGCATCGGCCAGATCACCAACACCCTGGCCAATCTGCGTTTCGTGTCCGGCACGCTGCTGCTGAACGACGCCATCAACGTCGGCACGCACAGCGTGGTGAACAGCGGGGCCACCCTGCTGGTCAACAGCGCCATCAACATCACCGGCAGCTACAGCCAGACGGCCGGCGGCCTGGTGATCGGCGTGGCGTCGACCAACAGCTACGGCAGCCTGGTAATCAGCGGGTCAGCCAGCCTGACCGGCGGCGGCATCACCCTGACGGGCAACCTGGCGGCCGGCAGCTACACCATCGTCTCGGCCGGTTCCGGCCTGACGACCAGCGGCCTGACCCTGACCGCCAGCGGCTACACGGTGACCAGCAGCACGATCACCAGTGGCGCCACCACCGACCTGGTGCTGACCCTGAACACGGCCAGCACCCCCACCCACCCCGACTACGCCGCCATCGGTGCCGCCGCCGGCGGGCCGGCGGCCGGCATCGGCATCGCCCTGAACAAGATCGCCGACGCCACCACCCCGGCGGCGGTGGCCTTCCAGACCGCCGTGCTGTCGCGCCTGAGCCCCCTGACGGGCCGGACCATGGACATGGCGATCGCCCAGTTGGCCCCAGCCCAGCTGATCGCCCAGCTGTCGACCGCCATCTCCGCCCCGGTGACCACCGCCGTGGGCGAACACCAGGAGGCCGTGGCCGGCCTGATGGACGGGCCGGGCGGCGACCGGGGCATGGCGGCAGGGTCCAGCGGGCAGAAAAGCGCCATCTGGGGTGAAATCCTGGGCGGCGGCGCCCTGCGCGCCAACAGCCCGGAGGCCACCGGCTTCCGCGCCAGCAGCGCCGGCCTGGTGGTGGGTGCCGACTGGTTCATCGACCCGCAGCTGATGGCGGGCGCGGCGTTCAGCTGGCTGGACAGTTCCGCCACGGGCCAAGGCATGACCGCCGGCAGCCTGACGCGGGTGAAGACCTATCAGCTGACCGCCTACAGCGTCTGGCGGCCGGACTTCGCCGACCATCGCCTGTCGGTCGAGGGCCAGGTCAGCCTGGGCTACAACGATTACAACCAGCGCCGCTGGATCGACTTCCTGGGTGCGCGCGCCAACGCCGATTACGGTGGGGAACAGTACCTGGGCAAGATCACGGTGGGGTATGACCTGCCGGTCACCTCACGCCTGACCCTGACCCCGCAATGGAGCCTGCGGGCCGTGCGCCTGACCAACGACGACTATAGCGAACATGACGCCGGTGTCGCCGACCTGGCCGTCAATGCCCAGGTGATCAACGGCCTGACGCAGGAACTGGGCGCCCGGATCACCACCAGCCTGGACACCCCCCTAGGCCGCCTGTCGCCCGACCTGCGCCTGGTGTGGGAGCATGAGTACCTGAACGGCCCGGTCGCCGTCACCGGGGTGATGGCCGGCGTGGGTTTCGCCGCTGCGTCAGGCCAGGCGGCGGCGGACGGCCTGGGCATCAATCTGGGCGCCACGTTGGAACAGGGCGACCACGTCACCCTGCGGCTGGAATATTCCGGCGACCTGCGCCGCGATTACCAGAGCCACGCCGGCATCCTGCGCGCCAGTTGGGGCTTCTGACCGGTGGGCGGCTGCGTTATGACATCCCATCGCAGCCGCCACGGATCCGTTCCACGCCATGCACCTGCCCCACCACCCCGACGCCTCCGCGCCCGTCATCGTGGAGATCGATCCGGAACAGACCCTGGTCCGCATGGGGCGGCTGCTGGAGCGGCTGGGCCGGCCGCAGGACCGCCTGCCCCCCGTGGTGCACGTCGCCGGCACCAACGGCAAGGGCAGCACCATCGCCTTCCTGCGCGCCATGCTGGAGGCGGCGGGGCACAAGGTCCACGTCTACACCAGCCCCCACCTGGTGCGCTTCAATGAGCGCATCCGGCTGACGGGCCGCCTGATCGGCGACCAGGAACTGCTGGCGTTGATGGAACGCTGCCAGGCCATCAACGGCGACGATCCCCTGGGTGGGTTTGAGCTGACCACCGCCGCGGCATTGACCGCCTTCGCCGAACAGCCGGCCGATGTGGTGCTGCTGGAAACCGGCCTGGGCGGCCGGACGGACGCCACCAACGTGGTGGACCGCCCCGCCGTCACCGCCATCACCCGCATCTCCTTCGACCATATGCAGCATCTGGGCGGCACGCTGGCTCAGATCGCGGCGGAGAAGGCCGGCATCTTCAAGCCCGGCTGCCCGGTCGTGCTGGGCCCCCAGGCGGACGCCGCCGTCCTGGCCGTGCTGCGCGACCGCGCAGCGGCCGTGGGCGCCCCCCTGGCGCCGGACTGGCAGATCAGCCGCCGGGCGGGCGGCTTCCGTTTCGACAGCGCGGCGCGCGGCGTGGACCTGCCGCCGCCGGTCCTGCCCGGCCTGCACCAACTGGCCAACGCCGGCACCGCCATCGCCTGCCTGGCCCACCTGCCCCTGGCGGCGCCGGATGAGGCGGTGGCGCGCGGCCTGCTGACGGCCGACTGGCCCGCCCGGCTGCAGCACCTGACCCAGGGCCGCCTGCCCCGCTACCTGCCGCCCACCTGGCAGCTGTGGCTGGACGGCGGGCATAACGACAGCGCCGGCCAGGTGCTGGCGGCCCAGGCCGCCGCCTGGCGCCAGGCGGACGGCAAGCCGCTGGACCTGGTGGTGGGCATGGTGGCGGACAAGCGGCCAGTGGATTTCCTGCGCCCCCTGGCCCCCTTCGTCCGCCGCCTGATGGCCGTGACCATCCCGGGCACGGACGAACGCACCCTGGACGCCAATGCCATCGCCGCCGCCGCCACGGCCGCCGGCGTGGCGCAGGTGGAGGTGGCGGGCGGCATCGCTGACGCCCTGGCCCGCCTGGGCGCCCAGACCTTCCCGCCCGCCCGCGCCCTGATCTGCGGATCGCTATACCTGGCGGGGGCGGCCCTGTCGGAAAACGGCGCATGCTGATCGAGAACCTGACCGACATCACCATCTTCATCCGCGTGGTCGCCACCGGCAGCCTGTCGGCCGCGGCACGGGAGCTGGACCTGTCGCTGGCGGTGGTGTCCAAGCGCCTGGCACGGCTGGAGGAACGGCTGGGCGTGCGCCTGGCCAACCGCACCACCCGCCGCTTCAGCCTGACGGACGAAGGGGCGGAGTTCCATGAGCGCTGCGTGCGCATCGTGGCGGATCTGGAGGAGGCGCAGGACCATGTCGCCAGCCGGCGGCGCACCGCCACCGGCCTGCTGCGCGTCACCGCCACCGCCGCCTTCGCCCGCCGCCACATCGCGCCGCGCCTGCACCGTTTCCACACCCAGTATCCGGACGTGCGGGTGCACGTGCAGGTCAGCGATACGGTGGTGGATCTGGTGGAGGCCGGCATCGACATCGCCATCCGCCAGGCGGCCCTGCCCGACAGCAGCCTGATGGTGCGCTGGCTGGCGCCCAACCACCGCGTGCCCTGCGCCACGCCTGACTACCTGGCCCAAAATGGGGAGCCGGCGACGCCGCCGGATCTGCTGCGCCACCGCTGCATCGTGCTGGGCGACCCGCCGATGAGCACCTGGCGCTTTCACTGCCGCGAGGCCGACAACGACCCGGTGGCGGTGGAAATCCAGCCGGTGATCCTGACCAACGATGGCGAGGTCGGGCACATGGCGGCCCTGGCCGGGGCCGGCATCGTGCTGAAGTCCATCTGGGACGTGGCCGACGACCTGGCGGCCGGGCGCCTGCGGGCCGTGCTGTCCAAATACTTCTCACCCGCGCCGGCCATCCAGGCGGTCTATCCCGCCGGCCGCCACACCGCCGCCAAGCTGCGCGCCTTCCTGGATTTCCTGGCGGCGGAACTGAAGGCCGACCCCAGCTGGCCCCTGGCCCAGCCGCCCTTACCCCGGGGTTGATATCTCCGCCCCCAGGGCAGCGATGCGGTCGCGCAGCCAGCGCTGGGCGGGATGGGCGTCGTTGCGCCGGTGCCAGGACAGGGCGAAGGGCACCGCCGGCAGGTCCAGCGGCGGCGGCAGGATCGTGAGGTCCGCCGCATGGCCCGACGCCCGCACCACCCCGCCCATCAACGTCGCCACCATGTCCGACCGCGCCACCAGCAGCGGGGCCGCGTACATGTGCGGCAGGGTCAGGGCCAGCCGGCGGCGCAAGCCGCGCTTGGCCAGGGCCGCGTCCACCACGCCGAAGCGGTCGCCCTCGGGCGAGACCAGCAGGTGCGACAAGCCCAGGAAGGCGTCCAGGTCCCAGGGCGCCGATACCGCCGGATGATCCCGGCGCAACACGCAGACGAAACGTTCCTGGAACAGCGGCCGGCCGAGGATGCGGCCCGCGGGCGTCGGCGGCACGCCGATGGTCATGTCGGCCGCCCCGCCGTCCAGCAGGCCGATGGCCTCATCCCGGGCGTTGAAGGTGCGGATGCGCACGCTGATGCCGGGCGCCTGGTCCCGCAGCAGGGCCACCAGGCGGGGCAGCAGGACAAAGGCCGCATGGTCCGACAGGCCCAGGGTGAAGGCCACGGTGGAGGTGCCGGCGTCGAAATCCTGGGTGTAGTCCAAGGTGCGCTGGATGGCAGCCAGCGCGTGGCCCAGCGGCTCCGCCAAATCCAGGGCGCGCGGGGTGGGTTGCAGGCCGTGCGGGGACCGCACGAACAAATCATCCTTCAGCAGGGCGCGCAGGCGGGCCAACGCGGCGCTCATCGCCGGCTGCGTCCGGCCGATGCGGATGCCGGCGCGGGTCACGCTGCGTTCCGCCATCAGGGCGTCAAACGCCACCAGCAGGTTCAGGTCGATGCCATGTAAATCCATGTGGTGGATAATCATGGATATCCCATATTGATTTCAAGCATGGCCTGAGGCTGGCTACGCTTCGCCCTGACATCAACATCAGTGCGGAGACATCCCCCATGCGGGACCATGATCAACCCCCGGAAATCCTGGGCATCCCGGCGGCGGACGCGGCCGCCGTGACGGCGCTGTACCGCGCCTTCAACACGGGCGACACCGTCCTGCTGGACAAGGTCCTGGCCCCGGACTGGCAGGACATCCCCCTGGCGCCGCACCAGCAACCGGGCCGCGACGGGCTGAAGCCCCTGATCAATGAGTTCCGCGCCGCCTTCCCCGACATGCGCATCCAGGTGCTGGAGATCATCGGCGTGCCCGGCCGGGCCGCCATCCGCGCCGTCATCACCGGCACCCACACGGGCGCCTGGTTCGGCGTGGCCCCCACGGGAAAGCCGTTCCGCATCCCCATCCACGAATTCCACCACCTTCAGAACGGCACGGTCACCCACACCTGGCATCTGGAGGATTGGTTCGGCTGGCTGTTCCAGGTGGGTGCCTGGCCGGCCGTCAAACAGGAGATCACCCCATGAAGGCCTTTCAGCTTCCCGGCTATAACCTCGCCCCGGCCTGGGCCGACATCCCGGAGCCGGTGGCCGGCCCGGGTGAGGTGCTGGTGCGCATCAAGGCCGCCGCCCTGAACCCGCTGGACCTGAAGCTCCAGACCGGCGCCATGCAGGCCTATTTCCCCCTGGCCTTCCCCTACACCCAGGCGTCGGACTTCAGCGGCACGGTGGAACAGGTGGGTGCCGGCGTCGGCCAATGGCGGGTGGGCGACCAGGTGGTCGGCCGTACCCCGCCGCCCCAGGGCGGCGCGCTGGCCAGCCTCATCGCCGTGTCGGCCGACCTGCTGGCGCCGGCGCCCAAGTCGTTACCGTTGGTTGAGGCCGCCGGCATCCCCACCGCCGCCGCCACCGCCTGGCAGGCACTGTTCGAGGTGGCGGACCTGAAGCCGGGGCAGACCGTGCTGGTGCATGCCAGCGCCGGCGGCGTGGGCAGCTTCGCCGTGCAGTTCGCCCGGGCCCGGGGCGCCCGCGTCATCGCCACCGCCTCGGGCACCGGCCTGGACATGGTGCGCGCCCTGGGCGCCGACCAGGTGATCGATCACCGGTCGGAGGATTTCGCCGCCCGCGTGACCGACGTCGACGTGGTGCTGGACACCAT
The DNA window shown above is from Azospirillaceae bacterium and carries:
- a CDS encoding NADP-dependent oxidoreductase, translated to MKAFQLPGYNLAPAWADIPEPVAGPGEVLVRIKAAALNPLDLKLQTGAMQAYFPLAFPYTQASDFSGTVEQVGAGVGQWRVGDQVVGRTPPPQGGALASLIAVSADLLAPAPKSLPLVEAAGIPTAAATAWQALFEVADLKPGQTVLVHASAGGVGSFAVQFARARGARVIATASGTGLDMVRALGADQVIDHRSEDFAARVTDVDVVLDTIGGETQQRSFAVLRQSGILVAAASPPNEALAKAHNVRAAFVFLTLDGARLAPLVAMVDDQPLTVLIDRVVPSADVEQAFQHLASGRAKGKIIVTIS
- a CDS encoding LysR family transcriptional regulator, translated to MDLHGIDLNLLVAFDALMAERSVTRAGIRIGRTQPAMSAALARLRALLKDDLFVRSPHGLQPTPRALDLAEPLGHALAAIQRTLDYTQDFDAGTSTVAFTLGLSDHAAFVLLPRLVALLRDQAPGISVRIRTFNARDEAIGLLDGGAADMTIGVPPTPAGRILGRPLFQERFVCVLRRDHPAVSAPWDLDAFLGLSHLLVSPEGDRFGVVDAALAKRGLRRRLALTLPHMYAAPLLVARSDMVATLMGGVVRASGHAADLTILPPPLDLPAVPFALSWHRRNDAHPAQRWLRDRIAALGAEISTPG
- a CDS encoding bifunctional folylpolyglutamate synthase/dihydrofolate synthase, encoding MHLPHHPDASAPVIVEIDPEQTLVRMGRLLERLGRPQDRLPPVVHVAGTNGKGSTIAFLRAMLEAAGHKVHVYTSPHLVRFNERIRLTGRLIGDQELLALMERCQAINGDDPLGGFELTTAAALTAFAEQPADVVLLETGLGGRTDATNVVDRPAVTAITRISFDHMQHLGGTLAQIAAEKAGIFKPGCPVVLGPQADAAVLAVLRDRAAAVGAPLAPDWQISRRAGGFRFDSAARGVDLPPPVLPGLHQLANAGTAIACLAHLPLAAPDEAVARGLLTADWPARLQHLTQGRLPRYLPPTWQLWLDGGHNDSAGQVLAAQAAAWRQADGKPLDLVVGMVADKRPVDFLRPLAPFVRRLMAVTIPGTDERTLDANAIAAAATAAGVAQVEVAGGIADALARLGAQTFPPARALICGSLYLAGAALSENGAC
- a CDS encoding ester cyclase, encoding MRDHDQPPEILGIPAADAAAVTALYRAFNTGDTVLLDKVLAPDWQDIPLAPHQQPGRDGLKPLINEFRAAFPDMRIQVLEIIGVPGRAAIRAVITGTHTGAWFGVAPTGKPFRIPIHEFHHLQNGTVTHTWHLEDWFGWLFQVGAWPAVKQEITP
- a CDS encoding LysR family transcriptional regulator; translated protein: MLIENLTDITIFIRVVATGSLSAAARELDLSLAVVSKRLARLEERLGVRLANRTTRRFSLTDEGAEFHERCVRIVADLEEAQDHVASRRRTATGLLRVTATAAFARRHIAPRLHRFHTQYPDVRVHVQVSDTVVDLVEAGIDIAIRQAALPDSSLMVRWLAPNHRVPCATPDYLAQNGEPATPPDLLRHRCIVLGDPPMSTWRFHCREADNDPVAVEIQPVILTNDGEVGHMAALAGAGIVLKSIWDVADDLAAGRLRAVLSKYFSPAPAIQAVYPAGRHTAAKLRAFLDFLAAELKADPSWPLAQPPLPRG